In Betaproteobacteria bacterium, the genomic window CCCAATCGCTGGACGGTGATGATGGACTACAACCCGAGCGAGTTCAGCCGCATCCGCCTGCAGTTCGCCCGGGACCGCTCGCGCCAGGACATCGCCACCGGCGAGACGATCGGCGACACCATCGTCTTCCTCCAATACGTCTACAGCCTGGGCGCGCACGGCGCGCACCGCTTCTGAGGCGGTCACGCACAGGCAAAGGAACCGAAACATGAAGATCATCTTGCGCATTGCGCTGGCCGTCGCCCTGATGGCGGCATTGCCTGCCCGCTCGGCCCTGGAAGTGTTCGCGTGCGAACCGGAATGGGCCTCGCTCGTACGCGAAGTCGCGGGGAGCCGCGCCAGCATCTACGTCGCCACCACGGCAATGCAGGACATCCACCGGATCCAGGCGAGACCGAGCCTGATTGCGCGGGCCCGCATGGCCGATCTCGTCGTCTGCACTGGCGCGGAGCTGGAGGTGGGCTGGTTGCCGATGGTGCTGAGCCAGTCGGGCAACGACAAGGTGCAGCTGGGCAAGCCGGGATACCTCGCCGTCGCGAGCGTCGTGCCACGCATCGAAGTGCCGGCGTCCGTCGACCGCGCGATGGGGGACGTGCATCCGGCGGGCAATCCACACATCCAGTGGGGGCCGCGGCAGGTGCAGCTCGGCGCCAACGAGATCGCGAAGCGCCTGTCGCAGCTCGACCCGGCGGGCGATGCGGAATACAAGAACCGGCTGGCGGATTTCACCTCGCGCTGGAGCGCCGCCACGGCGCGCTGGGCGCAGCAGGGGGCTCCCCTGAAAGGGGTCGGCGTGATCCAGCACCACAAGAATTTCGCCTATCTGTTCGAGTTCCTGGGCATGAAGGAACTGGGAACCCTGGAACCCAAGCCCGGCGTGGAACCGACGTCGTCGCATCTCAACGATCTCGTCCAGCGGCAGCCGTCGGACCCGGCACGACTCATCCTGCGCTCGTCCTATCAGTCGCCCCAGGCGTCCGAATGGCTCGCCGAACACACGAAAGTGCCCGCCGTCATGCTGCCCGCCACCGTCGGCGGTTCCGAGGGCGCGAAGGACCTCTTCGGCATGTTCGACGACGCCATCCGCCGGATGCTGACCGCTCTGGGCGCCTGATTCCGGTGTCGTCTCCGGCGGCCTTGCGGGCGCCGGAGCCTCCCCTCCCCGGCCATGGGTTCCTATAATCCAGCCGCCGCGAGCCCCCGGTACAACCCTCGACCCGAATCGCTCCTTGCCTTCCGATCCTCTCATCGCGCTGGACGCCGTCACGGCCGGCTATGACCGGCCCGTGATGGGGCCCGTGACGCTGTCCGTCGAGCCGGGCGAAGTCGTCGCGCTCTGGGGTCCGAACGGATCCGGCAAGAGCACGCTCCTCAACGCTGTCGGAGGCAGCGCGCGGGTGTTCTCCGGTACTGTTCGCCGCCGCCCCGGTCTGCGCGTGGCGCACCAGCACCAGAACCCGCTCCCCGTTCGCAGTGTGCCTCTGTCGGGCCGGGAACTGCTGTCGCTCACCAATGCGGATGTGTCGACGCTTCCGGAGCAGACGCGACCGCTCCTTTCGCGGCGGCTTTCGGAACTCTCGGGCGGCCAGCTGCAGTTCCTGCAGGTCTGGGCGAGCTTCGCCTCGCCGGCCCAGCTCGTCCTGCTCGACGAACCGACGAACAACGTGGACCCGGCGGGCGTCGGGCTGCTGGAGACCGCGCTCAAGGCGCGCGATCGGGCGCGCGGCTTCGTGCTCGTGAGCCACGACCGCCGGTTCGTCGAATCGGTCGCCACGCGCATCGTGGAGCTGGCACCGCGATGAGCTTTCTCACGATCCACGAGCCGCTCTTCCTCGTTCCTTTCCTGACCGGGCTCTTCCTGTCCGTCGTGCTCCCGCTGCTGGGCATGTATCTGCGGCTGCGCGAGGAATGGCTGGCATCGCTGGCGTTCGCGCAGCTCGCCGCAGCGGGTTCGCTGGCCGCGGCGATTTCCGGGCTGCCGGTGCTCCTGGGCAGCTTCAGCGCGGCCGGCTTCGCCGCGGCGACCAAGTCGTGGCTTTCGCGCTCGGGCAACAACGGCTATGCGTTGCTGATGGTGGGCGCCTGGGGAGCCTCGATCCTGATGCTGTCGAACGCCCCTTTCGCCGATCACCTGGGTCACGCGCTGTTCGACGGCCAGCTCTACTTCACCGGCACCGAGCACCTCTGGAGCGTCGCGGGCTTTTCCGTCGTGGCGCTGGCACTGCTGCGGTGGCTTTCCCGCAAGCTGCTGCTGGAACGCATGTTTCCCGATTTCTTCCGGGCGAGCGGGCTTTCGCCGCAGCGCTACCACCTGGTGTTCGATCTCCTGGTGGCCGCCGGCATCTCGCTGGCCACCGCCAGCATCGGCGTGATGGCCGCGTTCAGCCTGGTGTTCATCCCTTCGATGATCGCCTGGACCTGGGGGCGGAGCTGGAAACGCGCCCTGGCGATCTCCCTCGTCACGGGCATGACGAGCTACGTCACCGCCTTCGAGCTGGCCTTGCACCTGGACCAGCCGTTCGGCCCGGTCCTGGTGCTCAGCATGGTCGCCGTCGCCGGTCTCTCCTGGGCCGTGGGCGCCCTCCTGCGCCGGTAGTCCTGCCCGTCTGCAGGCCCGGCACTGCCGCATTGCCCTTTGCACGCCGTCACGCCATGCTTGCGGTTTGCCGACCCAAGACATTTCCCATGGATCTCGATGCTCTCAAACAGTGGATCGGCCGCACCGAAGACCGGCAGGACACGGTGACGGCCGCGCCCGTCGCGATGATGTCGGCCACGCTCGACCGGGATGACCCGCAGCCCCGCCCGGGGACGCCGTTGCCCGCGCTGTGGCACTGGCTCTACTTCACCCCCCAGGCCCGCCACAGCGAGATCGGTCCCGACGGTCACGCGAAGCGGGGCGGATTCCTGCCGCCGGTGGAACTGCCCCGGCGGATGTGGGCGGGCGGCCGGCTGGAGTTCCGCCGCCCGCTCGCCATCGGCGACGAAGTCAAGCGGACATCGACCATCGCGTCCGTGGAAGGCAAGCAGGGACGCAGCGGCACGCTGGTCTTCGTGGGCGTGCACCACGATTACCGCGTCGGCAACGAACTGGTGATCCACGAAGAGCACGACATCGTCTATCGCGACAACCCCCAGCCCGGACAGTCCGCTCCGCCCGCCCAGCCCGCGCCCGCCGGCGAAGCCTTCTCACGCGAGATCGCGCCCGATCCGGTGCTGCTCTTCCGGTACTCCGCCCTGACCTTCAACGGCCATCGCATCCACTACGACCGCACGTATGTCACGGAGGTGGAAGGCTATCCCGGACTCATCGTGCACGGGCCGCTCATCGCGACGCTGCTCGTGGATCTGCTGCGGCGCCAGGCGCCGGAGCGGGCGGTTCGAAAATTCTCCTTCCGCGCGGTGCGGCCCGTCTTCGACATCCACCGCTTCACGGTGTGCGGGCGGATCGAGGACGGCCACCGTGCTGCGCTGTGGACACGCGACCACGAAGGCCATCTGACCATGGACGCCACCGCCGAGCTGGACTGACGCGGCGATTCGAGACGACGGAACACCCATGCCGAAATATCAGGACATCCGCGACACCGTTCGCGATCTTTGCGCACAGTTTCCGACAAAATACTTCCGCAGGATCGACGAACAGCGCGCCTATCCGGAAGAATTCGTGAACGCCCTGACGGGCGCGGGCTGGCTTGCGGCGCTCATCCCGCAAGAGTATGGCGGGTCCGGGCTGGGGCTGGCGGAGGCCTCGGTCATCATGGAAGAAATCAACCGCTGCGGCGGCAATGCGGGCGCCTGCCACGGTCAGATGTACAACATGGGCACGCTGCTGCGGCACGGTTCGGACGAGCAGAAGCAACGCTACCTGCCGAAGATCGCGAGCGGCGAACTGCGGCTTCAATCCATGGGTGTGACCGAACCCACCACAGGCACGGACACCACGAAGCTCAAGACGACCGCCGTTCGCAAGGACGACCGCTACGTGGTGAACGGGCAGAAGGTGTGGATCTCTCGCGTGCAGCACTCCGATCTCATGATCCTGCTCGCGCGCACGACGCCGCTTGCCGAGGTGAAGAAGAAGTCGGAGGGCATGTCGATCTTCATCGTCGATCTGCGCGAGGCGATCGGCCGCGGCCTCACCGTGCGGCCGATCCCGAACATGGTGAACCACGAGACCAACGAACTGTTCTTCGAGGACCTGGAGATCCCCGCCGAGAACCTCATCGGCACGGAAGGCCAGGGCTTCAAGTACATCCTCGACGGGCTCAACGCCGAGCGGACGCTGATCGCGGCGGAGTGCATCGGCGACGGCTACTGGTTCGTCGACAAGGTGTCGAAGTACGTATCCGAGCGGGTGGTGTTCGGCCGCCCCATCGGGCAGAACCAGGGCGTGCAGTTTCCCATTGCGGAAGCGTACATCGAGGTGGAGGCGGCCAATCTCATGCGCTGGAAGGCGTGCGAGCTGTTCGACGCGCACCAGCCCTGCGGCGCCGAGGCCAACATGGCGAAATACCTCGCGGCCAAGGCGTCCTGGGAAGCCGCCAACGCCTGCCTGCAGTTTCACGGCGGTTTCGGTTTCGCGTGCGAGTACGACGTGGAACGGAAATTCCGCGAGACCCGCCTGTACCAGGTGGCCCCCATCTCCACCAATCTCATCCTGTCCTACGTGGCCGAACACCTGCTGGGCATGCCGCGATCTTTCTGACGCCCGGCATCCGGGGCGTCGCCGATCGGTGACAGCCTCGGGGCGCAGGGCTATCATGCGCTCGGCGTGGAATCACGAGCACGAGCGCGCATGCATCAGCCGAGCACCGAACCCAGACGCTCCCTGTATTACCGGTACCGGGTCTTCCCCGCGTTCCAGCCTTCATCGACCCTGCAACGCCAGGGTGAGCGGCGCAAGGTCGTCATCGTCGGGGCGGGTCCCATCGGCCTCGCCGCTGCGCTGGATCTCGCCCGCTTCGGGGTTCCCTGCGTCGTCCTCGAATCCGAGCGGCAGGTCTGCGACGGCAGCCGTGCCATCGTGTTCACCCGCCGTTCGCTCGAGATCCTGCAGCAGGTCGGCGTGGCCGAGCGCATCTGCGAAAAGGGTCTGCCCTGGCGGTTCGGCAATTCGTTCTACCGCGGCGAGCGTGTCTTCCGCCTCGAGGCGCCCTACGACGAGGACGACCGTTTCTTTCCGATGATCAACCTCCAGCAGCAGTACGTGGAGGACTATCTCGTCGGCGCGATCTCGCGCGAACCGCGTATCGAACTGCGTTGGGGAAACCGCGTGACCGGCCTTGCGCAGAACGACGCGGGGGTCGGCCTGGACGTGGACACGCCCGCAGGACCGTACCGGATGGATGCCGACTGGGTCATCGCGGCGGACGGCGCGCGCTCCACCGTCCGCCAGTTGCTGGGACTCAAGATGGAAGGCGATGCCTACGAGGGCCGGTTCGTCATCGCCGACATCCGCATCGACATCGATCTGCCCACCGAACGGCTGGCCTTCTTCGATCCGTCGTGGAATCCGGGCAACACGGTGCTCATGCATCGCCAGCCCGGTGACCTGTGGCGCATCGACTACCAGTTGCCTCCGGGCGAGGAGCCGGAACAGGCGCTCGCGCCCGAATCATTGCGCGCCCGCATCGCCGCGCAGCTGGACATGATCGGCATGGGGCATCTGCCGTGGGAACTCGACTGGTCTTCCGTCTATTCCGCCCGTGCGATGACCCTGCCGCAGTACGTGCACGGACGCGTCGCATTCACCGGAGACTCGGCCCATCTGCTGCCCATCTTCGGCGTGCGGGGTGCCAACACGGGCTGGCAGGACAGCAACAATCTCGCGTGGAAACTCGCGTGCGTGGTGAACGGCTGGTCTTCGCCCTCGCTGCTGGAGACCTATTCCCGGGAGCGCGTCACGGCCGCCCGCGAGATCATCGACGAGGCAGGCAAGAGCACCCGGTTCATGACGCCGCCGACCCGCGGATTCCGGCTGCTGCGGGACGCCACGCTTTCGCTTTCGCTGCAGCACGCGTTCGTGCGGCCGCTGTTCCATTGGCGCACGTCCCGCCCGCACGAGTATCTCGATTCCGCACTCAACGCCGGAGATGACGACGACGGACTGTTCCGCGCCGGACCGGTGAAAGGCGCGGCCGTGCCCAATATCCGGCTCGGCCAGCATCGGCACCTGCTGGATCGCTTCGGCCCCGCATTCCAGTTTCTTCACTTCACGGAGGGCGGCGAGGTGCCGGCAGCGATACGGAACACCATCGCGTCGCTCAGAACGATCGGAATGCCGCTGCAGGTCATCGCGATCGGCAATCAGGGCGAAGGGTCGGTGTACGGCGCAGACGTGACCGTCACCGACGCATCGGGACATGCGTGGCAGAAGTACGGCGTCGAGAGCGCGGGTGCGGCGTATCTCGTCCGGCCCGATCAGCACGTGTGCGCCCGCTGGCTCGCGCCAACACCTGCGCGGCTTGCGGCGGCATTCCACCGCGCGCTCGCTCACGACACCGCGGCGGTGCCTGCACCATGAACCAGAGCGACCTCGAACGTCTCTACGACGTCCTTGCACAAGCCATCGACGAGGCCGGCGCGGACAAGTCGGAACTCTTCCTGACCAAGCTCGCCCTGCTGTTGGCCGATGCGCTGGACGACGCGGACAAGGCCTGCCAGCTCGTTCGCAGCGCGCTGGACGATCTCTGATCGGCGGGCCCGCGTCGTCGCTTCGGGAACCGGGACCGCACGCGAACGGCTCGACCGGCTCCCGCTATCGAAACGTCCAACAGCCCCCGCTCAGGGCAGACCGTCGATCGTTGCCTTGAGGTTGCCCAGCATCTCGTAGATCGCGAGCGAGCTTCCGCGATAGGCGGACATGTTGGGCACGAAGTCCCACACCGATTCGATCGCGAGATCCGGCACGAAGGTCGGCGCGGGAGTGACCTCGAAACCCGCGGCCGTCATTTCGCGGCGCGCCCGCCGCATGTCGACACCGTGAGTCACCAGCAGCACGCGGCGGATGCCCAGCGGGTGCAGGATGCGCGCGGCGTTGAGGGCGTTCTCGTGCGTGTTCCGGGACTGCGTTTCACGCCATTTCACCGGCACGCCGAAGTCGCGGTCCAAGACGTCGGAAATCACGTCGGCCTCCGGTCTTCCTTCCCGTACCACTCCGCCAGCCACGAGGATCGGCAGTCTGCGCTGTTTCGCGAGAAAGGCCCCGTAGTGGGCGCGTTCCAGACTCAGCGGGGCCAGCCAGTCTCCGCCGTACTCCGGCGCACGCTTGATGATCCCGCCGCCGAGCAGGACGATGGCTTGCGCATCGCGGCCCCGGTCCGCAACGAGCGGTTCTCCCTCCGCAATGGCCCACGACAGTACGCCGGAGACGACGGGAACCGAGAGGAGCAGCAGGATCCACAGCCCTGCATACGCCATGAGCTTTCCCAGTTTCTTCGTCCGCCGCATGAGCGCCAGCCCCAGAAAGGAAAGCAGCAGCGGCCCGAGCGGAGGCAGGATCAGGGCAGCGATGAATTTATTGAGCCAGAACATGGGATTCACGCGAGGGGCGGCATGCGGTGGAGCGCGATACATTCTGGCACCAGGGTGGTCGATGCGCGCGATGGCGCGAACCGGGCAGGCCCACCCCCATCCTGTCCTTCCCCCTGAAGGGGAAGGGACCTGCTGCCACCGACAAGACCGCGCGGATCTGGAGAGGCGCGAAGGTGGGTGAAGCTCTCCTCCCCTTCAGGCCGGGGCCCCCGGAAAGTCGGAGACTTTTCGGGGTGGAGTGGAGGAGCGGAGGTGGGGGTGGGCATTCCGAGAGGCGCGAAGCGCACGAAACTCTCCTCCCCTTCAGGCCGGGGCCCCCGGAAAGTCGGAGACTTTTCGGGGTGGAGTGGAGGAGCGGAGGTGGGGGTGGGTTCCCACTCAAACTGCCCGCTGAGTGCCAAACCCCGTCGCCCCCATCCTCATCCTGTCCTTCTCCTTGAAGGGGAAGGGGACCGGCTGCGAGAGTGCAGATCGATAGCAGCCGCCGGAACACTGTCCGGCGGTCCGGACCCTCCCGCTCGGCGAGGATCGTGCGTCCGGGACCTGCCGCAGAGACATCCCGAGGGCCACAGCCGCCCCCTACTCCCGGCTCACCACCAGCGACGCATTCTGCCCGCCGAATCCGAACGCGTTGACCTGCAGCACGTCGATCGCGCCCGGTGCGGGTTCCTTGATCACCGCGTGCAACCCTGCCGACCTCGGGCATCAATTCGCGCTTGTCGTGAGTACCGGCCGTGGGCAGCACCGCACCCTCGCTCATGCCCAGCATGCCGGCCAGAAGACCCAGGGCACCCGCCGGACCGTGGGGGTGGCCGAAATTGCCCTTGGGTGACATCACGCGCAACGGTTCGGTGCGGTTTCCGAAAATACGGTTCAGGGCCGACAGTTCCGCGATGTCTCCGACGGGCGTGCCCGTTCCATGCGCCACCACGGCATCCACGTCGTCCACTCCGCCCGGCAACCTGGCGTCGGCGATGGCCATCTCCATCACGCGCTGTTCCCACCGTCCCTCGGGTTCGGGCGAGGACGGGTGATAACCGTCCGCCAGCGTGGCATAGCCGCGCAAACGGCCGTGAATCGTCGCGCCGCGCCTGCGCGCCCTGTCCGCCCGTTCGAGGACGAACATGCCGGCACCCTCGCCCAGCATGACGCCGAAGCGCTCCACGTTGAAGGGCCGGCACGTCTTGTACGGGTCCGGCTGTGGCGTGAACATCTTGTTGTTGCGGGCGCCGAAGAAGACGAGCGGACTCACCGGGCAGTCCGTGCCCCCTGCGATCGCGACGTCGATCTCGCCCGATTCGATCATCCGCGCCGCGAGTCCCATCGCGTCGTGCGACGACGCGCACGCGGTGGCGATGGAGAGTTGCGGACCGTGCAGCCCGAAGCGCAACGCGATGTGGGCGGCCGGCATGTTGAGGAGCGAATTGGCCATGAACTTGGAGGAGATGGCCTCCGGCCCTTCGTCATCCAGCAGAGCCTGGTTCTCGGCATGCCAGTCCACGCCACCCAGCGCGCTGCCGACAATCACTGCCGTGCGGATCGGATCGAACGTCTCGATGCCGGAGTCCTTCACCGCCTGGACTGCCGCTGCGATCGCATAGTGTGCGAACCGGGCGGAGTTGCGCATCACGCGGTCCTCCATCCAGTCGAGCGCATCGAAATTCTCGATCAGCGACATCCAGATGTTCTCGTGTCCCGTCTTCCAGGGCGCAGGACCGGCGACCACTTTCCCGGCAAGCAGACCGGCATTGAACGTCTGCAGATCGTGTCCGATGGACGAGATCACGCCCCTGCCGGTGATGGCAACGTTGTCCAAGATTTCCTCCCGATGCATCCGGCCGGACCTTCCGCCGGTCCGGCGCTTTCAGCGGCCATCGCCATGCGCGATCAGCCTCGTGAACGAAAAGAACGGTCTCCCGCAGCCGAGACTGCAAAGCCCGGAAACCGTACCACCCGACTTGGCGGGTCCGAGGTCCAGGGTCCAGGGTCCAGGGTCTAGGGCCTGAGATCAAGGCCCGTACTTGAGGCCCATCGCCTCCCTCACGTCGCGCATCGTTTCCTGCGCGAGTTCGCGCGCCTTCTCCACGCCGTCGGCGATGATGGTGCGCACGAGCGTCGGATCTTCCATGAAAGGCTGCGCCCGTTCGCGCATGGGCTTCTGCTCCTCGAGCACGCCGTCGATCACCGGTTGCTTGCAGTCGAGACAGCCGATGCCCGCGCTGCGGCAGCCCTGCTGCACCCACTGCTTCGTGGCGTCGTTCGAATAGACCTGATGCAGTTGCCAGACGGGACACTTCTCGGGGTCGCCGGGGTCGGTGCGGCGCACGCGGGCGGGATCGGTGGGCATGGTGCGGATCTTCTTCACCACGCTGTCGGTCTCCTCCCGCAGGGAGATCGTGTTGTTGTACGACTTCGACATCTTCTGGCCGTCGAGCCCCGGCATGCGGGAGGCCTCGGTCAGCAGGGCGCGGGGCTCGGAGAGGATCATCTTGCCACCGCCTTCGACGTAGCCGAAGAGCCGCTCGCGGTCCCCCATGGACAGGTTCTGCGCTTCTTCGATCAGCGCCCGCGCGGCCTCCAGTGCTTCCTGGTCGCCCTGTTCCTGGAATCGGGTGCGCAGTTCCACGTACAGCTTGCCGCGCTTGCCGCCCAGCTTCTTGATCGCGGCTTCCGCCTTTTCCTCGAAGCCCGGTTCACGCCCGTAGATGTGATTGAAGCGGCGGGCGATCTCGCGGGTGAATTCGATGTGCGGTACCTGGTCCTCCCCCACCGGAACGAGATTGGCGCGGTACACGAGGATGTCCGCGCTCTGCAGCAGCGGGTAACCGAGGAAGCCGTACGTCGAGAGATCCTTGTCGGTGAGCTTCTCCTGCTGGTCCTTGTAGGTAGGCACACGCTCGAGCCAGCCCAGCGGCGTGATCATGGACAGCAACAGGTGCAGTTCCGCGTGCTCGGGAAGATACGACTGGATGAACAGCGTCGCCTGCGACGGATCGACCCCAGCGGCGAGCCAGTCGATGACCATGTCCCACACGTTCTGCTCGATGACCTCGGGCGAGTCGTAGTGCGTGGTGAGCGCGTGCCAGTCGGCCACGAAGAAGTAGCACTCGTGCTCGTGCTGCAGCTTCACCCAGTTCTTGAGTACGCCGTGATAGTGGCCCAGATGAAGCGATCCGGTGGGACGCATGCCGGAGAGAACGCGATCAACAAACATGGAAACGGTCCGTCGTTGGAAGTCTTGGTGATTCGATTGGAGAAAACCCCGCCCGCAGTGCGCGCGACGGGCCCCGCCCGGTTTGCGGCCGGAACATGCGGCGCCTCAGGGAGAATCCTCCCCGTCCAGCCCGAAGATTCCCGGGTCGCCACGTCCGCGCCGGACCAGCGCCGGCACCTCGCCGGTGAGGTCCACCACGGTCGTCGGATCGAGGCCGCACGGCCCGGAGTCGATGACGAGATCCAGCCGCTTTTCCAGGCGGTTGCGAATTTCCTGCGCGTCGTTGAGGGGCAGGGAGTCCTCGGGAAGGATGAGCGTGGCCGACAGCAGCGGCTCGGCGAGGGCGGCGAGCAGCGCCTGCGCCACGGGATGATCGGGAACGCGCAGGCCGATGGTCGAACGCTTCGCGTGCTGCAGGCGCCTCGGGACTTCCCGCGTGGCCTGCAGGATGAACGTGTAGCTGCCGGGGGTGGCCGACTTGAGCAGCCGGTATTGCCGGTTGTCGACGCGCGCGTACTGGGCGATCTGGCTCAGATCGCTGCACACGAGCGTCAGATGGTGGGTCTCGTCGAACTGCCGGATCGCGCGGATGCGCTCCACCGCCGCCTTGTCGCCAAGATGACAGCCCAGCGCATAGCAGGAGTCCGTGGGATACGCGATGACCGCACCGCCGCGAATCATCTCCGCCGCACGGTCGACCAACCGCTGCTGCGGATTCACGGGATGTATGGCGAACAGCTGGGCCATGCGGTGAGCCGGAACGCGTCGGCACGATGAGGGCGCAGGTCATCGGAAATGATTTCCGGGCCTGCACGAACCGGCTGCGGCCTGGGACCTTGAATCGCGCTGTGACGAAGCCACGCGTATCCGGTTGAGTGGATGTTGACCGGATCATATCAAATGGGTCCCGGCCGCCTCGTTGCGGACTCGCTCCCCACGCCCTCCTTGTGGAAGAATAGGCCCGCTTTCACCGCGGGGCGATGATGCATGCGCGCCCCGGTCCGGTCACGGCTGTTCCCGCAGGGGCAGCGACAACAACATGGGAGGAAGAGTGCGCGCCCCGAAAGATTTCGCGGCGGGGATGCTGTTCGCTGCGATCGGCGCCGCCGCTCTGTTCATCGGAGCCGACTACCGGCTCGGCACCCTGCTCAACATGGGCCCGGGATACTTTCCCCGCATCATCGGCATCCTGCTGCTCGGGCTGGGCGTGGTCGTGGCGCTCACGAGTCTGCGGGTGCAGGGCGGCCCGCTCGACGCCTGGCGGCTGCGACCCCTTCTTCTCGTGCTGGGAGCCATCGTCGCCTTCGGCTGGATGCTC contains:
- a CDS encoding tryptophan--tRNA ligase, which produces MFVDRVLSGMRPTGSLHLGHYHGVLKNWVKLQHEHECYFFVADWHALTTHYDSPEVIEQNVWDMVIDWLAAGVDPSQATLFIQSYLPEHAELHLLLSMITPLGWLERVPTYKDQQEKLTDKDLSTYGFLGYPLLQSADILVYRANLVPVGEDQVPHIEFTREIARRFNHIYGREPGFEEKAEAAIKKLGGKRGKLYVELRTRFQEQGDQEALEAARALIEEAQNLSMGDRERLFGYVEGGGKMILSEPRALLTEASRMPGLDGQKMSKSYNNTISLREETDSVVKKIRTMPTDPARVRRTDPGDPEKCPVWQLHQVYSNDATKQWVQQGCRSAGIGCLDCKQPVIDGVLEEQKPMRERAQPFMEDPTLVRTIIADGVEKARELAQETMRDVREAMGLKYGP
- a CDS encoding threonylcarbamoyl-AMP synthase; its protein translation is MAQLFAIHPVNPQQRLVDRAAEMIRGGAVIAYPTDSCYALGCHLGDKAAVERIRAIRQFDETHHLTLVCSDLSQIAQYARVDNRQYRLLKSATPGSYTFILQATREVPRRLQHAKRSTIGLRVPDHPVAQALLAALAEPLLSATLILPEDSLPLNDAQEIRNRLEKRLDLVIDSGPCGLDPTTVVDLTGEVPALVRRGRGDPGIFGLDGEDSP
- a CDS encoding tripartite tricarboxylate transporter TctB family protein gives rise to the protein MRAPKDFAAGMLFAAIGAAALFIGADYRLGTLLNMGPGYFPRIIGILLLGLGVVVALTSLRVQGGPLDAWRLRPLLLVLGAIVAFGWMLERFGLFAAIAALILLSGFAQTGRRFWEIAVLIGVLGLVAWLVFILGLGLPIALWPEGGGA